The region ttcagaacagactcacacacttgacgtcaggtgcgcaacaccacgtaaatcgttggccaaccaaaaagtaaccccagtacgctatagccaacattcaccaggagatggcaacagacaaacatagatcactctattacattccagtctctccatgttttctcgccatggtaacatgtgatcctcatgcactgtgcgctgtctctgtccctcttgatatatatatatatatatatatatatatatatataaaagaaaatacttcactttcagtgaattctagctttatatatatatatatatatatatatatatatatatatatatatatatatatatatatttattttatttttttattttatcatgtatatatatatatatatatatatatatatttattttactatatatatatatatatatatatatatacacagtatatatatgtatatatatatatatatatatatatatatactgtgtatatatatatatatatatatatatatatatactgtatatatatatatatgaaatacttgacttggtgaattctagctgtaaatatactcctccccccttagccacgcccccgccccaccccgaccacataggatggagctagaccgtgaagtattttatacgtaagtagaaaAACCTTATGCGCTGCACTCTCACTATCCTCTGGTGTGCCTCCCAGGCCAGAGCGAGTTGTCCCATCTGCCCTGGTTGTACCTGCTGATGTCTTATCATTCATCAGTTCATGGAAGAAGCAATAACGTTATTTAACCCTCAGGGTATAAAAGCtgacttttttttgtctttccagtacatttttgctgtatttttaccCATCATTCATGTTGTTTTACtttccatttcttttttttttcctaaaagtgTTTTTCATGTCCAATTCTTTCACAAAAGTACAATACACATGCAGTTATTCGACAAACTGGACATAAACGTTTTTAGTTTTTCAAAcattttcaagtaatatttttttcccctttttttggtCAAACCTCTCATTCaacttgttaaagttaaagtttagagttaaagttaaactaccactgatagtcacacacacactaggtgtggtgaaattaacctctgcatttggccaatccccttgttccccccccgggaggtgaggggagaagtaagcagcagcggtggtcatgctcgggaatcattttggtgatttaacccccaattccaactcttaatgctgagtgccaagcagggaggtatgcaTGTAACCAAACGTTTAAATTTTAACTCTTTGAAAGCATTTTGATCAAACTACGTCACAGTTGTCAATTAGTATAAATGTGCAAAACATCAGTTAGTTTTCTAATTTAAACCGGAGACATTATCTGATGCCCTGTTTGGCTTTGAAGGTAATTAAAATCAAATGTCCCCAGAAGAATGTATCTTCATGAATATGTCCTTTAACTGTCTTTCCGGAAGCTCACATGAAGAACGCTGAAAGACCTTGTGGAGTAATAGTCATAATCACAAAAGAAAACCCTGTATGATTTCTTTAAAAACAAAAGCACGTTTGTGTTTGGGGAAAAACTGTCAGAGTATCCTAAATTCTGATTCACATTTTTTTGAAGAATCTTGAAGAcctaatttatatttaattttagggaaaaaaataatacCTTAGAGTTGGAAACTGCACTAAATTGAAATCCTTCATAATTTCGTCCACAAGATGGCACCAGTATGTCAAGCCAGTCTTCGGTCTCATTTCTTTTTTCCTAATGAAACATTTGTGTGTACAGAGGAACGTGTGCCATAACAAAATGAATCAACACACTTTACTTTCAATGAAGGAGTTGTTTTTATTATCCTTCACAAAAAGAGACTTGACAACCTGTGATCAAGTGGTGTTAATTCAACGTCAGTCCAGTCCATGTTAGGATTTGTCAGTTTGGCGAAACAGTCCGGCTCCTCAGACATCCACAGGTGAGGTACTTCATGGCGGTCATGCTAACGTGCATGAGCGGGCCCAGGTTGAAGAGCATGTGGTAGAAGGCGTGGACCGACAGGCCTCCAGTTTCGTCTGCGTATTTCAGTGCCACGATAGGCGTGTACAAGGGGTTGGTCAAGTTACGGAATCGAGGACTGCTGGCTTCAATCACCTTCTTGGTGCACTGCAGGACAAAAGATTACAATCACATGCAGGAAGAGACCAGGGGGGTTGTTTTCAGGAACTTACTCTGGCGATGTCATCTGGCCTTTGTCCCAGCGTCTCAAAGATGTCCACCGAAGATGGGAGGTAGACGTTCTTGAAGTAATGCACCGTGTCCGGGTCGGTTCCAGGATACTCTTTTTGCCTAACGTCTTGAATCATCTTTGCCTCAAATTCAGTGTGTACCGGGCCGGGCTCGATCATTGACAACCTGAGGAGGAAGGCTCAAAATTGACACTCCAGGAAAATAGTCCTATCAATGTGATGAATCGCACAGACAACAAGCATGAATGTAGTAAAATTGTAGCTATCAGGAAATAAACATAACTGGTTTGTTGCTGGACAAAGTCCATAGGGTTCACTCTTAACCCACCGGCATAGTTAATACACAATTTAATCACTAAACTATTGTAGTTCTATCCACATAATATCAATTTAAGTGAGTGGGATCTGACAACAAATCTAAATGACCTGGCTAGatgcatatttttggaggaaACAGGAATACTACTAAGGTTGTGTAACGTAGGGTGGCTGAGCCATGTGTACGTTAGGAAACCGCAATCCCTGACAAATTCAAAGAGTGTGCTAGCATACTGGCTAGCAAATTTACCGTCCCAATATCTTGACGTGTGTTTGCGCCGCGCTCTGCGCAGTGGCAGTAAGGGAAGATCAGAAACACAACGCAGAGCCGCTACAATTGCACACGATTTACGCTTGTTGTGtacgagggggaaaaaaatgtgcgACACTCACGTGACGTTAAACTTCAGCAGCTGCACCGCCAAACACTCACAGAAACCCTCCATGGCAAACTTGGAAGCTGCGTAGACGTCATTGAATACCACTCCTGCACAGCAAAACACGTATTGTCTGCACTGGTACTTCAACATGACGCTACAGTACATTCAAAATTGCTGGGAATTGGGAAGTCTTCAACTTGAGGCTTGCAAGGTCTGACCACAATTTTTCACTTAAACTAAAAGTAAATTAGtcaaagtaagtaaacaaaaaaacacggcTAGCAACCTTGATAAGCTACCAAATAACTTGCAATATATAGTTTAATTTCGCCATCTAGTACAACAGTTTATTGTAGATTCATGAATTTACGCCTCTATTCAATCAGCCGCATTAACGCTCCATCCTCTATGCACTTGAGGTATTTACCATTTATTTGAAAACCTAAGCGATAATTTGAGCGTTTGTTATATAGTCTTTTAGTGTTTCTATGTGAATGCTGCCATTTTTTAGTTCAGATTTCTACTGCTCTCTGAAGACAAAGTACATGGATTTGTGTTTCTGATGCACCAGTTTTCTGATATGCACTGTTCAGCTTTGAGTGCCCACCTTGGAGTCCCATGACGCTGCTGACCACAATGATGTGTCCTCCTTTCCTTTTCTTCATGTCAGGCATCACCTCCTTTATCATCCTTATCACGCCAAAGAAGTTGGTCTCAAACACTTTCTTCATCTCCTCGATGGGGATGCTCTCCAGAGGGCCCACCAGGCCGATGCCCGCGTTGTTGACTAGTTAGGGGGAAAAAGGGACAAAACAGACTGATCTGGCGTTCCCTTTGTTTCATACATTCGTATCACTATTGACACACTTAGGACGTCAATGTGGCGATCTTTGATGCCGTTGATGCACTGTTTGACTGATTCGTCGGTGCATACGTCAAGCACAGCCAGAGAGAGCGTCTTCCCGTAGGCGTCGCCAGCCGCCTCTACTAGCTTGTCTTTACGCTTCAGGTCTCGCATCGTAGCTATGACTGTGGACAGAAACAAATATACAACAGGTTTACTTGACTGGACAACAACACAAATAATCTACTTTAAAACAAGAAACAAAGATTGTGCTTAGGAAAGGTAAGTGTGTTGAGTCTTGGCTATACTCCAAATTTTTGACACAGGTTCAAGGATACTTTTGAGATGTGATGGATCGATAAGACCTTGTAGAAAGGTGAAGAAAACCCAACAGAACAATGACAGAACATACAGGAGTACTATACAGTACAATCATTTAGACACCTTCCCCTAGGGGGACCCACCCTCTATTTGAGAAGGGCTGCATTAAATGTACCCCCAAGCTGCCACAAGTGATTGAAGGATGGGCAGAGCTGTTCCTGAACTAAATTGAAACCTGGATCTTGGAGAAGCTGTCTGGTCTGTAAGGAAAAGTTATGATTAATTTGCCGACCAGAAATCGACAATTTAGAGTAAAACGTTTACATTTGTTTAAACATTGTATTCTGGATTTTGTCTTGGTATGGCAAGGTCATTGCTACAAGACTGCCCCAGAGGACCAAGGTCAGCCAAGAAGCTCCAAATTTTTTGCCAATCTTTCATGGACATACACCTGTTctttgttgacttttgttggactgactTGCTGTGTTATTGCGAAAACACTCTGCGAGAGCACCAAGGAAGTACACAAGTCTTCAggcttacatacacacacacgcatccaTGTAATACACCCCACATCCCACTCCTTCGTGACTACGCAGCAGTGCCCCCGGTGGTTGCAATCCCCTCTCCATGTTGGTAGTCTTGAGTTTTGTGTTCCGTAATATGTGCTCTTGTGTGCTTATGTTGCTTGAggtttttcctggtctcaaactgagccccCGACCCCACATACGAGCATAGTTTGGGAGTTGCCTTTTTCTCCTCCTTATTCCCCCACGTTTACCCTTTTTTCTACCTTTCTACGGGGCGCCACCCTTGTGACGACCCGTCCGTTTTCCTGTTCTGTCCACCCCTATACAGTATGTCTGTTCTTGGACGGTttgtactgaaaacacattttgttgtactttttaagtgaaatgacaataaagttccattcCTTTGTGGACATTCCTGCATAGGAATGGGGGGAGAAAACTGGAAGAAAAGCCTTGTAAATATTGTCAAAGACCGGTGATGGATTTAGAGATGAGAGTGGAAGATCATCTGCTCGCTCCGTTGATGCCAAGGATAGCTTGTGTGTGGCTAAATATAACTTTAAAATAGCCTGAGCGCATTCGCTATGGCCATAAAGCAGTTTACATATTAGCATTAGCGTCCTCTTCCCCTCCTGGAATACCTCATCCATGGTGAAGAGGATTAGTAGCCTTGGCAAGGATCTATAGTGCCTAGCTATTGTCCTTTGCTACACATGTCCTAAAAATAGTGAGGAACGGTCAAGCAAGGGTCAGCGAGGAGGGCAAGAGGTGATCCTGGTATTGTGCCACTTGACAAACCATAAGCATAGAACGGACTAATTCAACTTGTGTGCGTGAATGTTGAAAAAATATCTTCTGCGAAATAATAATCTGAAATGCATGTCACCAACATTTCAAACACTTCCCTAAGTAGTACAGTGGATAAGCTCCAATGTATTTCAGTACCTGAAGACACTCCAGCATTCATCAACTACATAACACTCTTATGTACTCTGTCGTCATGGTGATGTAGGTGTCCCTTTTGTGTTGCAATGGACCAATGGATTATTTATTGTTTGGTTAATTGTTTGTTTTTGGACTGTGTATTTCCTCCACAAATGTATTTCCAACCTTCTCGTCCCAAAACTATCTCACAGGGACGATAATGCTCAGTTTGGatcatcatcatcagccgttgtcagtccactgctggacgaaagcctcagcatgtttctgccatagtaaacgatctctagctgctccctgccactgcactgttccccAATATTTGTCTATTTCATCTCGCCATCTCACTCTCTGTCTTCCTCTATTTCTGCTCCCATCCATGGGTCTCCATGATGTCATTAGGGAAGTCCATCTATTATCTGTTCTCCTACTGATATGTCCAGCCCACTTCCACTTACTTAATTTGATAGTTCTCAcaatgtcttggacttgcgttTGTTTTCTCACCCATTCATTTGTTTTTCTGTCTTTATATGTGATTCCGAGCATATTTCTTtccatgttgtgttgtgctgctgctattttcttttccattttatttgacaATGCCCAGGTTTCAGCTCCATATGTCATGGTTGGTAACACGCATTGATTAAAGACCTTTCTTTTTAGGCTTAACGGTATTTCTCCTCTCATGATGTTGCTCAGTTTTCCATATTGGCACCAGCCCAATCTGATTCTCCTCCCTATCTCCTGTTCTTGACTCTTTTCTTTCAGGCTAAATATCTGCCCTAGATAGATATATTCATTAACTTCATCAATTTCATTTCCATTAACAGTCACAGGTCCATGAGGTACAGTGGAATTTGCCATaacttttgttttcttcatattaattttcaatccacaacatttgttgtttgttgttgtttcagtTTGGATAGACACTTACAAATAAGTATTCATTTACCAATGTATTTATCATCTCAGTTTAGTTCGTGTTAGTTTAATTTAcagtctttttgttgttgttgttgcattagcACAGTGATCCCCCATTCCCGCCACGACTGTAAATAATAGCAGTTGtctgtaaaattgttataagtacatccctacataacattgtatccttactaacattacagaaaacaaaaaagaaaaatatatatcaacttacaacaaataatctctttattaacattgtttttaagtATGCAACAGAAAATTTCAAACAAATTCAACCCCTATgtaaactatacatttttttaaccaacttgaaccatttgatcctttttatttttaaaataaactcAATACATTGATCAGCAACAATAACTCAGGAATGCAATacagctgggttgcatatgacattttttgattgattgattgaaactttttttagtagattgcacagttcagtacatattccttacaattgaccactaaatggtaacaccccaataagtttttcaacttgtttaagtcggtcggggtccacgtaaatcaattcatggtacaaatatatactatcatcataatatagtcatcacacaagttaatcatcagagtatatatatatatatatatatatatatatatatatatataaaatttgcaTAAAAACAGGCAAACAAGCTTAGCTCTTGATTTGTAGGAATAGACATAACTGTTGTGTGGAAGCAAATAagacagccagacagtgtgtggcggAAGACAGGAAtatatagctctctgattagtgcccaggagcagatgagtgtcccgaacactaatcagaggcaggtgaaactaatcagcacccatggaaacgaaaacacaaacccagagatgctgaaaacagaactgaggtagtcaaactaacagaacaaaacatgatccgggcaacggatcataacaatatgaatcccttccctaccgtAAGTCGGATTGACTTAAAATTGCTCACACAGCTCTACAAAACAACCCACTGTAACCGTTTAGCCCAATCACCGTAAAATTTGGTACACACCTATAGGGTATTGACAATTCTAATTTAATTCATTTTCCTTCATTTCAACCaggtaaaaactcattgagattaaagtCTCTTTTACAAGAgtcacctggccaagagggccgtgaaaaaagggtttcataaatactgtacataaagCAACAAAAACAAACGGTAGCAGTCGCACACTATAGTTAAACGGCCATATTacttacaacataaacacaaaaacatgcaacaggtaaaaaataataataacatgattcaatacaaacaatttaaaaacaagtacagtgtCTAATATGACCCTTTAAAccggcctgaaattcccccaaagtgatgagttcaggtaacctcagatccttTTGTATTTCATTCAATGACCATGGAGCAGCAAGTCTGAAAGCCTTTTTACCGAGACTTGTGTtggctctacggagacagccctcgcaaaaatgactaatgatctattgctaacgatggatgctgatgtgtcatccatgttgctgcttcttgatcttagcgctgctttcgataccttcgatcataatattttattagagtgtatcaaaacacgtattggtatgtcagacttagctttgtcttggatcaactcctatcttactgacaggatgcagtctcccttaacaatgtgacctcggagtatgttaagataacgtggagttccccagggttcggttcttggccctgcactctttagcatctacatgctgccgctaggcgacatcatacgcaaatacgacgttagctttcactgttacgctggtgacacccaactctacatgcctcaaagctgaccaacacgccggattgtagtcagctggaggcgtatcttaataaaattaaacaatggatgtccgctaactttttgcaactcaatgctaagaaaatg is a window of Nerophis lumbriciformis linkage group LG25, RoL_Nlum_v2.1, whole genome shotgun sequence DNA encoding:
- the LOC133622033 gene encoding retinol dehydrogenase 8-like, whose translation is MASPGQKVVLITGCSSGIGLRMAVMLANDEQKRYHVIATMRDLKRKDKLVEAAGDAYGKTLSLAVLDVCTDESVKQCINGIKDRHIDVLINNAGIGLVGPLESIPIEEMKKVFETNFFGVIRMIKEVMPDMKKRKGGHIIVVSSVMGLQGVVFNDVYAASKFAMEGFCECLAVQLLKFNVTLSMIEPGPVHTEFEAKMIQDVRQKEYPGTDPDTVHYFKNVYLPSSVDIFETLGQRPDDIARCTKKVIEASSPRFRNLTNPLYTPIVALKYADETGGLSVHAFYHMLFNLGPLMHVSMTAMKYLTCGCLRSRTVSPN